From Rhizobium sp. BT03, one genomic window encodes:
- a CDS encoding ATP-binding protein — protein sequence MTGTTSVPAGRRSLRFADLPLRAKGIVIIMVPLALLLAALASVFVADRQSRIAEDQVRVTLEIQSGIQEIHALIAEAATAMRGYLLTGRPDFLDPFNRAEDRLPVVLDEVGRRLRDEEQKARLDRIRALVDAKVDRLQLLQQANILRAGGREDLAARLIEGKQVLDVLRQEIDAMNRREADLLDARTQAADQVRTLSRSLMISAGFLGFAGALAAVFLFSASIVRRVHALKAQAHLLSQGEVVTVADPFLDELGSLEQALEDASVLLKKREADLTESEERFRQLVEGVSDYGIFGLDAHGQVVSWNAGAERITGYGAEEIVGQHFSRFYPTQSRDTFPAEELSKAARDGRTEAEGWRLRKDGSRFWSHVVVTALHDETGRLRGFSKITRDITERKQFEEALLAAREDAIRASNAKSEFLSRMSHELRTPLNAVLGFAQLLEMDVTDADSRESVAQILRAGRHLLSLIDEVLDMARIEAGRMDLAVEPQPVAEVIDEAVSLARPLCGKQQIRIEVTAPAEPGLMVLADRRRLLQVFLNLLSNAVKYNRHQGSVTVSQRAMGDRIRIEVSDTGPGIPADRVARLFTPFDRLGAERINQEGTGLGLALSKHLIDAMGGTLGLSNGQGGATFHVDLPRAPVAMREIETQDVAVP from the coding sequence ATGACCGGGACAACGTCGGTACCTGCGGGTCGGCGGTCGTTGCGCTTCGCCGACCTTCCGCTGCGGGCGAAGGGCATCGTCATCATCATGGTGCCGCTGGCGCTGCTCTTGGCGGCTCTCGCCTCGGTCTTCGTCGCCGACCGGCAAAGCCGGATCGCCGAGGATCAGGTGCGCGTGACGCTGGAGATCCAGTCGGGCATTCAGGAGATCCACGCCTTGATTGCCGAGGCCGCAACGGCGATGCGGGGATATCTCCTGACCGGCAGACCCGATTTTCTCGACCCCTTCAACCGGGCCGAGGACAGGCTGCCCGTGGTGCTCGACGAAGTCGGCCGCCGATTGCGGGATGAAGAGCAGAAGGCCCGCCTCGACCGCATCCGCGCTCTGGTCGATGCCAAAGTCGACCGTCTGCAGCTGTTGCAACAGGCCAACATCCTGCGCGCCGGCGGGCGCGAGGATCTTGCGGCCAGGCTCATCGAGGGCAAGCAGGTCCTCGATGTGCTGAGGCAGGAGATCGACGCGATGAACCGGCGGGAGGCCGATCTCCTTGACGCAAGGACACAGGCCGCCGACCAGGTCCGCACCCTGTCGCGCAGCCTGATGATATCAGCCGGCTTTCTTGGTTTTGCCGGCGCGCTCGCCGCCGTCTTCCTGTTTTCAGCAAGCATCGTGCGCCGCGTGCACGCATTGAAAGCCCAGGCGCATCTCTTGTCGCAAGGCGAAGTCGTCACGGTGGCCGATCCTTTCCTCGATGAACTCGGCAGCCTCGAACAGGCGCTCGAAGACGCGAGCGTCCTTCTGAAAAAGCGCGAGGCCGATCTGACCGAGAGCGAGGAACGCTTCCGCCAACTGGTCGAGGGCGTCAGCGATTACGGCATCTTCGGGCTCGATGCCCATGGGCAGGTGGTGAGCTGGAACGCCGGCGCCGAGCGGATCACCGGTTACGGTGCCGAGGAAATCGTCGGCCAGCATTTTTCCCGCTTCTACCCCACCCAAAGCAGGGACACATTTCCGGCAGAAGAGCTTTCCAAGGCGGCGCGCGATGGACGTACCGAGGCGGAAGGATGGCGCCTGCGCAAGGACGGGTCGCGGTTCTGGTCGCACGTCGTCGTCACCGCGCTCCATGATGAGACCGGCCGGCTGCGCGGCTTTTCCAAGATCACCCGCGACATTACCGAGCGCAAGCAATTCGAGGAGGCGCTGCTTGCCGCCCGCGAGGATGCGATCCGTGCCAGCAACGCCAAGAGCGAGTTCCTGTCGCGCATGAGCCACGAGCTGCGCACGCCGCTCAATGCCGTTCTCGGTTTCGCCCAGCTTCTGGAAATGGACGTGACCGATGCCGATTCCAGGGAGAGCGTCGCCCAGATCCTGAGAGCCGGCCGGCATCTGCTCAGCCTGATCGACGAGGTTCTCGATATGGCCAGAATCGAGGCCGGCCGCATGGATCTCGCTGTCGAGCCGCAGCCTGTCGCCGAAGTGATCGATGAAGCGGTGTCGCTTGCAAGACCGCTCTGCGGCAAGCAGCAGATCCGGATCGAGGTCACCGCGCCGGCCGAGCCGGGTCTGATGGTGCTCGCCGACCGGCGGCGTCTGCTGCAGGTGTTCCTGAACCTTCTCTCCAATGCGGTGAAATACAATCGTCACCAGGGAAGCGTGACCGTCAGCCAACGCGCGATGGGAGATCGCATTCGGATCGAAGTCAGCGATACCGGCCCCGGCATCCCGGCCGACCGCGTCGCCCGGCTGTTCACGCCGTTCGACCGGCTGGGGGCCGAGCGGATCAACCAGGAGGGGACGGGCCTCGGGCTTGCGCTGTCGAAACATCTGATCGACGCCATGGGCGGCACGCTCGGCTTGAGCAACGGGCAAGGCGGCGCCACCTTCCATGTCGATCTGCCGCGCGCGCCGGTGGCGATGCGGGAGATCGAGACGCAAGACGTCGCGGTGCCGTAG
- a CDS encoding response regulator transcription factor codes for MTASILVADDHDIARAGLIAMIGGQDDFHVAFDVRDGVEAVDACAARKPDLALLDIRMPRMDGLAAAREIRRVSPETRVMIITMHDSLDYLEAAIEAGATGYLLKDASRDDILRTIRRVLAGDAFFDGPLVARLLKRAATKPQTNNSGLETLTVREREVLTKVAGGLTNKEIGRALKISPGTVKIHVERIIGKLGAGDRTQAAVMAVRGGLVATSGEDQS; via the coding sequence ATGACCGCATCCATTCTCGTTGCCGACGATCATGACATCGCCCGCGCCGGGCTGATTGCCATGATCGGCGGCCAGGACGATTTCCATGTCGCCTTCGATGTGCGCGACGGCGTGGAAGCGGTGGACGCTTGCGCTGCCCGCAAGCCGGATCTGGCACTGCTCGACATCCGCATGCCACGCATGGACGGCCTCGCCGCCGCCAGGGAGATCCGCCGCGTGTCGCCGGAAACGCGGGTGATGATCATCACCATGCATGACAGTCTCGATTATCTGGAAGCGGCGATCGAGGCCGGGGCCACCGGCTATCTGCTGAAGGACGCCAGCCGCGACGACATTCTGCGCACGATCCGCCGCGTGCTCGCGGGCGACGCCTTCTTCGACGGCCCGCTGGTCGCAAGACTCTTGAAGCGCGCCGCCACCAAGCCGCAGACCAACAATAGCGGCCTGGAAACACTGACGGTGCGCGAGCGCGAGGTGCTGACGAAAGTGGCCGGAGGCCTGACCAACAAGGAGATTGGCCGGGCGCTGAAGATTTCGCCCGGCACCGTGAAGATCCATGTCGAACGCATCATCGGCAAGCTCGGCGCCGGCGACCGGACGCAGGCCGCCGTCATGGCCGTGCGCGGCGGGCTCGTCGCAACATCAGGGGAAGATCAGTCATGA
- a CDS encoding sensor histidine kinase produces the protein MRALYRAAEARAARLRFIIEARNLLDAQTFETAAPEVLSRLADFAGASLARLVFPPLHGEAPMQLTVGQSRSPESDGILYASQDGSDLSLTLIGPSRGRPVDADDRQTLEVVAGQLADACNLERQAAEKQALLGDLQRQRSELAALVAQLIQAQEQERQRVALDLHDGSAQLAAGLSYRLQDLAARIGEAHALKPEIDQLAALARHSVADLRAAIADLRPPELDDLGVAAALRTRLDAIDGLEVIADLDAGADRWPASTGIIFYRVAQEAITNVIKHAEARRLIVRLFEDSAGEAHLEVIDDGKGIGEAPRIQERGARLGIVGMRERLALLGGRIEIGAGAAGGTCVRAFAPLQQETISG, from the coding sequence ATGAGAGCCCTTTACCGGGCGGCGGAAGCACGGGCGGCGCGGCTGCGTTTCATCATCGAAGCGCGAAACCTGCTCGATGCGCAAACATTCGAAACGGCCGCCCCGGAGGTTCTGTCCCGGCTTGCCGATTTCGCCGGAGCGTCGCTTGCGAGGCTCGTCTTTCCGCCCTTGCACGGAGAGGCGCCCATGCAGCTGACGGTCGGGCAATCGAGGAGCCCGGAAAGCGACGGCATCCTGTATGCCTCGCAGGATGGTTCCGATCTCTCGCTGACGCTCATCGGCCCGTCGAGAGGGCGGCCTGTCGACGCAGACGACCGGCAGACCTTGGAGGTGGTGGCGGGCCAGCTCGCCGACGCCTGCAATCTCGAACGGCAAGCGGCGGAGAAGCAGGCGCTGCTCGGCGATCTGCAGCGGCAGCGCAGCGAACTCGCGGCCCTCGTCGCGCAGCTGATCCAGGCGCAGGAGCAGGAGCGGCAGCGGGTGGCGCTCGATCTGCATGACGGCTCGGCGCAGCTCGCCGCCGGCCTCAGCTATCGCCTGCAGGATTTGGCCGCCCGTATCGGCGAGGCGCATGCGCTGAAGCCGGAGATCGACCAGCTCGCCGCACTCGCGCGCCATTCCGTCGCCGATCTCCGTGCTGCTATCGCCGATCTTCGCCCGCCCGAGCTCGATGATCTCGGCGTCGCGGCGGCGCTGCGCACCCGCCTCGATGCGATCGACGGCCTGGAGGTGATCGCCGATCTCGATGCCGGCGCCGACCGCTGGCCGGCATCGACCGGGATCATCTTCTACCGCGTCGCGCAGGAGGCAATCACCAATGTGATCAAGCATGCCGAGGCGCGCCGGCTCATCGTGCGCCTCTTCGAGGACAGCGCGGGTGAAGCCCATCTCGAAGTGATCGATGATGGAAAGGGCATCGGCGAAGCGCCCCGGATTCAGGAGCGGGGAGCGCGGCTCGGCATCGTCGGCATGCGAGAGCGGCTGGCGCTGCTCGGCGGCCGTATCGAGATCGGCGCGGGAGCTGCAGGCGGCACCTGTGTCCGCGCCTTCGCACCCCTTCAGCAGGAGACGATATCGGGATGA
- a CDS encoding SgcJ/EcaC family oxidoreductase: MRTIIAAALVLGFVQVQSAAAAETATCAPVSEEQVAKLFDRWNASLATLNPEEVAKNYSADSVLLATLANKPRLTQEERIDYFKHFLEKGPKGHIDSRTIKTGCNWAVDTGTYTFTMKDGSKVPARYTYTYEFKDGNWLITSHHSSMMPEK, translated from the coding sequence ATGCGTACCATCATTGCCGCCGCCCTCGTCCTCGGTTTCGTTCAGGTCCAGTCGGCGGCAGCGGCCGAAACGGCGACCTGCGCGCCGGTGAGCGAAGAACAGGTCGCCAAGCTCTTCGACCGCTGGAACGCTTCGCTCGCAACGCTCAATCCCGAGGAAGTCGCCAAGAATTACAGCGCGGACTCCGTGCTGCTGGCGACGCTCGCGAACAAGCCGCGCCTGACCCAGGAAGAGCGGATCGACTATTTCAAGCACTTCCTGGAAAAGGGCCCCAAGGGCCACATCGACAGCCGCACCATCAAGACCGGCTGCAACTGGGCGGTCGACACCGGCACCTACACCTTCACCATGAAGGACGGCTCGAAGGTTCCCGCCCGCTATACCTACACCTACGAATTCAAGGACGGGAACTGGCTGATCACCTCGCACCACTCCTCGATGATGCCGGAGAAGTAA
- the katG gene encoding catalase/peroxidase HPI, with protein sequence MDNPTDSAGKCPVAHHKAPTARTNRDWWPNQLNVQILHHNSGRADPLGQAFDYAEEFKKLDLDALKKDLTALMTDSQDWWPADFGHYGGLFIRMAWHSAGTYRITDGRGGAGQGQQRFAPLNSWPDNANLDKARRLLWPIKQKYGNRISWADLLILTGNVALESMGFKTFGFAGGRADVWEPEELYWGPEGTWLGDERYSGERQLAEPLGAVQMGLIYVNPEGPNGNSDPLSSARDIRETFARMAMNDEETVALIAGGHTFGKTHGAGDPSLIGAEPEGGAIEDQGLGWKSSFGTGVGKDAITAGLEVTWSQTPTKWSNYFFENLFAFEWELTTSPAGAKQWQAKNAEASIPDAYDAGKKHLPTMLTSDLALRFDPVYEKISRRFLENPAEFADAFARAWFKLTHRDMGPKVRYLGPEVPAEDLIWQDVIPAVDHPLVDDKDIAELKAKVLATGLSVQELISTAWASASTFRGSDKRGGANGARIRLAPQKDWEANQPAQLAKVLGVLEGLQKDFNAAQTGGKKISLADLIVLAGAAGVEKAAAAGGTAVRVPFTPGRMDASEAQTDAHSFAALEPRIDGFRNYVNGKRLQFMKPEEALVDRAQLLTLTGPEMTVLVGGLRVLKAGQPEHGVFTARPETLTNDFFVNLLDMATQWVPAAGKDGVYEGRDRKTGAAKWTGTRVDLIFGSHSQLRAFAEVYGQADAKEKFVKDFVAAWNKVMNADRFDLV encoded by the coding sequence ATGGACAACCCCACTGACAGCGCAGGCAAATGTCCTGTTGCACATCACAAGGCTCCGACGGCACGGACGAACCGTGACTGGTGGCCGAACCAGCTGAACGTGCAGATTCTTCATCACAATTCCGGCCGCGCCGATCCGCTCGGCCAGGCCTTCGACTATGCCGAGGAGTTCAAGAAGCTCGATCTCGACGCGCTGAAGAAGGATCTCACCGCGCTGATGACCGATTCGCAGGATTGGTGGCCGGCCGACTTCGGCCATTACGGCGGCCTGTTCATCCGCATGGCCTGGCACAGCGCCGGCACCTACCGCATCACCGACGGCCGCGGCGGCGCCGGTCAGGGCCAGCAGCGTTTCGCGCCGCTCAACAGCTGGCCTGACAACGCCAATCTCGACAAGGCCCGCCGCCTGCTGTGGCCGATCAAGCAGAAATACGGCAACCGCATCTCCTGGGCCGACCTGCTGATCCTCACCGGCAACGTCGCCTTGGAATCCATGGGCTTCAAGACCTTCGGCTTTGCCGGCGGCCGCGCCGATGTCTGGGAGCCGGAAGAGCTCTACTGGGGTCCTGAGGGAACCTGGCTCGGCGACGAGCGCTATAGCGGCGAACGCCAGCTGGCGGAACCGCTCGGCGCCGTGCAGATGGGCCTCATTTACGTCAATCCGGAAGGTCCGAACGGCAATTCCGATCCGCTGTCTTCGGCCCGCGATATCCGCGAAACCTTTGCCCGCATGGCGATGAACGACGAAGAGACCGTGGCACTGATCGCCGGCGGCCACACCTTCGGCAAGACGCATGGCGCCGGCGATCCGTCCCTGATCGGCGCCGAGCCGGAAGGCGGTGCGATCGAGGACCAGGGCCTCGGCTGGAAGAGCTCCTTCGGCACCGGCGTCGGCAAGGACGCGATCACCGCCGGCCTCGAAGTCACCTGGTCGCAGACGCCGACCAAGTGGAGCAACTACTTCTTCGAAAACCTCTTCGCCTTCGAATGGGAGCTGACGACGAGCCCGGCCGGCGCCAAGCAGTGGCAGGCCAAGAACGCCGAAGCCTCCATTCCGGATGCCTACGACGCCGGCAAGAAGCATCTGCCGACCATGCTGACGAGCGACCTGGCGCTGCGTTTCGACCCGGTCTACGAGAAGATCTCGCGCCGCTTCCTCGAAAATCCGGCCGAGTTCGCCGACGCTTTCGCCCGCGCCTGGTTCAAGCTGACCCACCGCGACATGGGACCGAAGGTGCGCTATCTCGGCCCTGAGGTGCCTGCCGAAGACCTGATCTGGCAGGACGTAATCCCGGCCGTCGACCATCCCCTCGTCGACGACAAGGACATTGCCGAGCTGAAGGCCAAGGTTCTCGCCACCGGCCTCAGCGTGCAGGAACTGATCTCGACCGCCTGGGCGTCCGCCTCGACCTTCCGCGGCTCCGACAAGCGCGGCGGCGCCAACGGCGCGCGCATCCGCCTTGCCCCGCAGAAGGACTGGGAAGCCAACCAGCCGGCCCAGCTCGCCAAGGTGCTCGGCGTTCTGGAAGGCCTCCAGAAGGACTTCAACGCGGCCCAGACCGGGGGCAAGAAGATCTCGCTCGCCGACCTGATCGTGCTCGCCGGTGCTGCCGGCGTCGAAAAGGCTGCGGCAGCCGGCGGCACTGCCGTCAGGGTGCCCTTCACGCCGGGCCGCATGGATGCTTCCGAAGCCCAGACGGATGCGCATTCCTTCGCAGCGCTGGAGCCGCGCATCGACGGCTTCCGCAACTATGTGAACGGCAAGCGCCTGCAGTTCATGAAGCCGGAAGAAGCGCTGGTCGACCGCGCCCAGCTGCTGACGCTGACCGGGCCCGAGATGACCGTCCTCGTCGGCGGCCTGCGCGTGCTGAAGGCCGGCCAGCCGGAACACGGCGTCTTCACCGCCCGTCCCGAGACGCTGACGAACGACTTCTTCGTCAACCTGCTCGACATGGCCACGCAGTGGGTTCCGGCCGCCGGCAAGGACGGCGTCTACGAAGGCCGCGACCGCAAGACGGGTGCCGCCAAGTGGACCGGCACCCGCGTCGACCTGATCTTCGGCTCGCACTCGCAGCTGCGCGCCTTCGCCGAAGTCTACGGTCAGGCCGACGCCAAGGAGAAGTTCGTCAAGGACTTCGTCGCCGCCTGGAACAAGGTGATGAACGCCGACCGCTTCGACCTCGTCTGA
- a CDS encoding hydrogen peroxide-inducible genes activator: MKNLTLKQLRYFEALARDGRFRRAADACAISQPALSMQIKELEQELGSELFERSAREVKLTAFGQTFALRVREILRAVDELGELARASRDSFLTRLRIGIIPTIAPYLLPVIINDLNKSFAGIQIEVRETQTAKLVQELAQGQLDTAIVALPVSEPSLTELELFKEEFVLVRRPEDEGKPVPEREALREMRLLLLEEGHCFRDQALSFCKIGPARPREVMEGSSLSTLVQMVSAGIGITLIPEMAVPVETRSAQVSISRFQSPQPSRTIGMVWRNSTPMAKQLLQVSEVVRRSAEAMRGQYAGG; the protein is encoded by the coding sequence ATGAAGAACCTGACCCTGAAACAGCTGCGTTATTTTGAAGCCCTGGCAAGGGATGGCCGCTTCCGGCGCGCGGCCGATGCCTGCGCGATTTCCCAGCCGGCCCTCTCCATGCAGATCAAAGAACTCGAGCAGGAGTTGGGCAGCGAGCTTTTCGAGCGCAGCGCGCGCGAGGTGAAGCTGACGGCCTTCGGCCAGACCTTCGCTCTCAGGGTCCGCGAGATCCTGCGCGCCGTGGACGAGCTGGGGGAATTGGCGCGGGCCTCGCGCGATTCCTTCCTGACGCGGCTGCGCATCGGCATCATCCCGACGATCGCCCCCTATCTGCTGCCGGTCATCATAAACGATCTGAACAAAAGTTTCGCCGGTATTCAGATCGAAGTGCGCGAGACGCAGACGGCAAAGCTGGTTCAGGAGCTGGCGCAAGGTCAACTGGATACGGCGATCGTCGCGCTGCCGGTGTCGGAACCGTCGCTGACCGAACTCGAACTCTTCAAGGAGGAGTTCGTCCTGGTGCGGCGGCCCGAAGACGAGGGCAAGCCGGTGCCCGAACGCGAGGCGCTGCGCGAAATGCGGTTGTTGCTGCTCGAAGAAGGCCACTGCTTCCGCGATCAGGCGCTGTCGTTCTGCAAGATCGGGCCGGCCCGCCCGCGTGAAGTCATGGAAGGCAGCTCGCTCTCCACCCTGGTCCAGATGGTCAGCGCCGGGATCGGCATCACCTTGATCCCGGAGATGGCCGTTCCGGTGGAAACGCGCTCGGCGCAGGTTTCGATCTCCCGCTTCCAGTCTCCGCAGCCGTCGCGAACGATCGGCATGGTCTGGCGCAATTCGACCCCCATGGCCAAGCAGCTGCTGCAGGTTTCCGAGGTGGTTCGCCGCTCGGCGGAGGCGATGCGAGGGCAGTATGCTGGGGGGTGA
- a CDS encoding VWA domain-containing protein produces the protein MTRRFFSLSRLTDNRDGAVAIIFILVAVPLLLAVGASIDFIRAYNDRTDLQSAADSAVLAAAAKYKHGMPEASIAKTVNAFLSANGDLQTAVIGEPEVSSDESELCLDVADAVPTTFMQVANIQSVPISVRSCAALPGVKQLEIALVLDVSSSMIEENRFAPMQTAVSGFLHAFSSNAALVDKTKISIVPFSSRVNIGMGNTAWLKSYNGAAAVPKRWTDPKSVYTSSSYKLGYWIDGVTPVMSTSKNYYWMGCIEPRADVDVKDAGAIGTEGMSDAPPSTVAFVAMDANPKSGTSFCPPPITPLTGDFTYLKNAVTQLTSEGSTRLDAGVVAGWYTLSPKWKGVWGDKTSPAAASDSVQKVMVFMTDGEMNTKYDPNDKFDWICSQTQSSACNQVATSAMQAACSAMKKSGIEIYTLSYSSDADVVNIRNCATNTAHFFTASPATIKTVYETIAAAIRGDTLRLTQ, from the coding sequence ATGACACGCCGTTTCTTTTCCCTTTCCCGCCTGACCGACAATCGCGACGGAGCCGTCGCAATCATCTTCATTTTGGTCGCCGTGCCTCTGCTTCTCGCGGTCGGCGCCTCCATCGACTTCATCAGAGCTTATAACGATCGAACGGATTTACAGTCGGCCGCAGATTCTGCGGTGCTCGCGGCCGCGGCAAAATACAAGCACGGCATGCCGGAGGCGAGCATTGCTAAGACCGTCAACGCCTTCCTTTCCGCGAATGGCGACCTTCAGACTGCCGTCATCGGCGAGCCAGAAGTCTCGAGCGACGAGTCGGAACTATGCCTCGACGTCGCGGACGCCGTGCCCACCACCTTCATGCAGGTGGCCAATATCCAGTCCGTTCCGATCAGTGTCAGGTCCTGCGCAGCCTTGCCGGGCGTGAAGCAATTGGAGATCGCGCTGGTTCTCGACGTGTCGAGTTCGATGATCGAGGAGAACCGTTTCGCACCGATGCAAACCGCGGTCAGCGGCTTTCTGCATGCCTTCTCATCCAACGCCGCGCTCGTCGACAAAACCAAAATCTCGATCGTGCCTTTTTCCAGCCGCGTCAACATCGGCATGGGAAATACGGCCTGGCTCAAATCGTATAATGGAGCAGCGGCGGTTCCCAAACGCTGGACCGATCCGAAATCCGTCTATACTTCCTCCAGCTATAAGCTCGGCTATTGGATCGACGGCGTCACGCCGGTTATGTCCACGTCCAAGAATTATTACTGGATGGGCTGCATCGAGCCGCGCGCCGATGTCGATGTCAAGGATGCCGGCGCGATCGGCACTGAGGGCATGAGCGATGCGCCGCCGAGCACTGTCGCCTTCGTCGCCATGGATGCCAATCCCAAATCGGGGACCAGTTTCTGTCCGCCGCCGATCACGCCGCTGACGGGCGACTTCACCTATCTGAAAAACGCCGTGACCCAGCTGACATCCGAAGGCTCCACCCGCCTGGACGCCGGCGTGGTCGCTGGATGGTACACCTTGTCGCCGAAATGGAAGGGCGTATGGGGAGACAAGACCTCGCCTGCGGCCGCATCCGATTCCGTACAGAAAGTCATGGTGTTCATGACCGACGGGGAAATGAACACGAAATATGACCCGAACGACAAGTTCGACTGGATCTGTTCTCAAACCCAATCGTCAGCCTGCAACCAGGTCGCCACCTCAGCAATGCAGGCCGCATGCTCGGCGATGAAGAAGAGCGGCATCGAAATCTATACGCTGTCCTATAGCAGCGATGCCGATGTGGTGAATATCCGCAACTGCGCCACCAACACCGCACATTTCTTCACCGCATCGCCGGCGACCATCAAGACCGTCTACGAGACGATCGCCGCCGCCATTCGCGGGGATACCTTGCGGCTCACGCAGTAA
- the panB gene encoding 3-methyl-2-oxobutanoate hydroxymethyltransferase — MSATGSQKRLTPTRICAMKGGKPIVCLTAYTTPMARLLDEHCDLLLVGDSLGMVLYGMETTIGVTLDMMIAHGKAVMRGVSKACVVVDMPFGSYQESKEVAFRNAVRILQETGCDAVKLEGGEEMAETIAFLTKRGVPVMGHIGLMPQQVHTAGGYRSVGHSEHETSKIRRDAHAIGGSGAFAAVVEGTVEPLAREVTSAMHIPTIGIGASSACDGQVLVSDDILGLFNDFTPRFVKRYDDLGKRITAAAAAYADEVRSRKFPAAEHTFKRRS, encoded by the coding sequence ATGAGCGCCACCGGATCTCAAAAGCGCCTGACGCCGACGCGCATCTGCGCCATGAAGGGTGGCAAGCCGATCGTCTGCCTGACCGCCTATACCACGCCGATGGCGCGCCTGCTCGATGAGCATTGCGACCTGCTGCTGGTCGGGGATTCGCTCGGCATGGTGCTCTACGGCATGGAGACCACCATCGGCGTCACGCTCGACATGATGATCGCCCATGGCAAGGCTGTCATGCGCGGCGTCTCCAAGGCCTGCGTCGTCGTCGACATGCCGTTCGGCAGTTATCAGGAATCGAAAGAGGTTGCCTTCCGCAATGCTGTCCGCATCCTGCAGGAAACCGGCTGCGATGCCGTCAAGCTGGAGGGCGGCGAGGAGATGGCCGAGACCATCGCCTTTCTGACGAAGCGAGGCGTCCCGGTCATGGGGCATATCGGCCTGATGCCGCAGCAGGTTCATACCGCGGGAGGTTATCGTTCCGTCGGCCATTCGGAACACGAGACGTCAAAAATCCGGCGTGACGCGCATGCCATCGGCGGCTCTGGCGCCTTTGCAGCCGTCGTCGAAGGCACGGTGGAGCCGCTTGCCCGGGAGGTGACTTCAGCCATGCACATACCGACCATCGGTATCGGCGCCTCTTCCGCCTGCGACGGCCAGGTTCTGGTGTCCGACGACATTCTGGGGCTCTTCAACGATTTCACCCCTCGTTTCGTCAAGCGTTACGACGACCTCGGCAAGAGGATCACAGCGGCTGCCGCAGCCTATGCCGACGAAGTCCGGTCGCGAAAATTTCCGGCGGCCGAGCATACGTTCAAACGGCGCTCTTAA
- the panC gene encoding pantoate--beta-alanine ligase — MRVFSSIDELRHTLDALKRQGRTVGLVPTMGYLHAGHMQLVTRARAENDIVVVSIFVNPLQFGPAEDLSKYPRDLERDAAMLKQAGVNFLFSPGVEDMYPRPMLTVVDVPDLGHQLEGAVRPGHFAGVATVVNKLFNIVQPQTAYFGEKDYQQVVIIKRMVDDLAVPVRVISVPTVRDGDGLALSSRNIYLNAEERRAAAIVPRTLDEAERLVADGLTDARKLEAKLTEFLGREPLATPEVVAVRDASTLEPVSSIDDPVIVALFVRFGSTRLLDNRVVHNNRIAGVIGGKGKPGKGVTK, encoded by the coding sequence ATGCGGGTTTTCTCGAGCATTGACGAGCTGCGCCACACACTCGACGCTCTGAAGCGGCAGGGGCGCACCGTCGGCCTCGTGCCGACGATGGGTTATCTCCATGCCGGGCACATGCAGCTCGTCACGCGCGCCCGCGCCGAGAACGACATCGTCGTCGTCTCGATTTTCGTCAATCCGCTGCAGTTCGGCCCAGCCGAAGACCTGAGCAAATATCCGCGCGATCTGGAACGCGACGCAGCCATGCTGAAGCAGGCCGGAGTCAATTTCCTTTTTTCGCCCGGCGTCGAGGATATGTATCCCCGGCCCATGCTGACCGTGGTCGACGTTCCCGATCTCGGGCACCAGCTCGAAGGGGCGGTCCGGCCCGGACACTTTGCCGGCGTCGCCACGGTCGTCAACAAGCTTTTCAACATCGTCCAGCCGCAGACCGCCTATTTCGGCGAGAAGGACTACCAGCAGGTCGTCATCATCAAACGCATGGTGGATGATCTGGCCGTGCCGGTGCGGGTGATATCGGTACCGACGGTCAGGGACGGCGACGGCCTCGCATTGTCGTCGCGCAATATCTATCTCAATGCTGAGGAGCGGCGTGCCGCGGCGATCGTCCCGCGGACCCTCGACGAGGCCGAGCGCCTGGTTGCCGACGGTCTGACGGATGCCAGGAAATTGGAAGCAAAGCTCACGGAATTCCTCGGTCGCGAGCCTCTGGCAACACCCGAAGTCGTCGCCGTCAGAGACGCTTCGACGCTTGAGCCGGTCAGCTCGATCGATGACCCTGTCATCGTGGCGCTTTTCGTTCGGTTCGGCTCGACGCGGCTGCTCGACAACCGAGTGGTCCACAACAACCGGATTGCCGGGGTTATCGGCGGGAAGGGCAAGCCGGGAAAGGGAGTGACGAAATGA